A single genomic interval of Streptomyces showdoensis harbors:
- a CDS encoding HPr family phosphocarrier protein produces MAERRVNVGWAEGLHARPASIFVRAATAAGVPVTIAKADGNPVNAASMLAVLGLGAQGGEEIVLASDADGAEAALDRLAKLVAEGLEELPETV; encoded by the coding sequence ATGGCTGAGCGCCGCGTCAACGTCGGCTGGGCCGAGGGCCTGCACGCCCGCCCCGCCTCCATCTTCGTCCGTGCCGCCACGGCCGCCGGCGTCCCCGTGACGATCGCCAAGGCCGACGGCAACCCGGTCAACGCCGCGTCCATGCTCGCGGTGCTCGGCCTGGGTGCCCAGGGCGGCGAGGAGATCGTGCTCGCTTCGGACGCCGATGGCGCCGAGGCCGCGCTCGACCGCCTGGCGAAGCTGGTCGCCGAGGGTCTCGAGGAGCTCCCCGAGACCGTCTGA